GGGCGGGGAGGGCATCGGCGTCGGTGCCGCCCAGCAACTCGGCGGATGTGTGACGGAGTTGGACACGGGCTTGTGGACGGGTGACGTCCAGCGCGGTCTGCCGTACGCGGGTGAGACCGGCGGCGTCACCGCGCACGAGGAAGAGCAGCACGCGGGAGCGGGCGAACCCCCCGGCGTGCGCGGCGACCACGAGCAGCTGGGCGCTGTGCCCGTCGAGGACCTGGTCGGCCTGCCCGTACAGCCGCCAGCCGCCGTCGGCCTGCCGTGCCTGCACACCCCCGGCCCGTCCACCGCCGGCCCACTTCCCGCGCCGGTCGTGGCCGGTGAGTCCGAGGGCGGTGGCGAGGGCGGGCCCGGGCACCGCGAGGGCGGCGGTGAGCCGGCCGGAGGCGATACGCGGGAGGAGGTCCGCCCGCTGGGCGTCCGTGCCGAGGGCGAGCAGCAGCGGTGCCGTGAGGACGGCTGTGGCGAGCAGGGGCGAGGGGGCGAGGACCCGGCCCGTCTCCTCGCAGGCGAGGGCCAGCTCGGTGACCGAGCAGCCGACACCACCGCGGTCCTCGGGGAGGGCCAGCCCGGGCAGGCCGAGCTGTTCGGCGAGTGCGGTCCACAGGGCGGGGTCGTGTCCGGCGGGGGTGTCGACGGCGGTCCGCAGCTCCTCGGGGCCGCACCGCTTGTGGAGCAGTTCGCGCAGGGTGCGGCGGATCTCGTCCTGTTCGGCGGTGAAGCGGGCGTCCATGGGGGTACCACCTCCGCATCTGACGGTCCGTCATATTAGGGCGGGGTGCCGGGGATGCCCAGAGTCCTGCCGTGGTTGTACTCGGCGATATCTGATGTACCGTCAGATTCATGGTTGCCCGGAGGAAAGTGGCCGTCGTCGGCGTGGCCCTCTCGGACTGCGGCCGCGTGGACGACGCGACCCCGTACGCGCTGCACGCGCAGGCGGCCCGCCGCGCCCTGGCCGACGCGGGCCTGGACCGCTCGCTCGTCGACGGCTTCGCCTCGGCGGGCCTGGGCACCCTCGCCCCCGTCGAGGTCGCCGAGTACCTGGGCCTGCGCCCCACCTGGGTCGACTCCACCTCCGTCGGCGGCTCCACCTGGGAGGTCATGGCGGCCCACGCGGCGGACGCGATCGCGGCCGGGCACGCGCGCGTGGTGCTGCTCGCCTACGGCTCGACGGCCCGCGCGGACGTCAGGGCGGGCCGCCGCACGGGAACGTTGTCCTTCGGCACGCGCGGACCCCTGCAGTTCGAAGTCCCCTACGGCCACACCCTGATCGCCAAGTACGCCATGGCGGCCCGCCGCCACATGATCGAGTACGGCACGACGATCGAGCAGCTCGCGGAGGTGGCGGTCCAGGCCCGGGCCAACGCGGCCCTGAATCCGGAGGCGATGTTCCGCACCCCGGTCACGGTGGACGAGGTCCTGGCCGGCCCCGTGATCGCCGACCCCTTCACCAAGCTGCACTGCTGCGTCCGTTCCGACGGCGGGGCGGCGGTGCTGCTGGCGGCGGAGGAGTACGTACGGGACTGCCGTACCGCTCCGGTGTGGGTGCTGGGGAGCGGGGAGTACGTCTCGCACGCCGCGATGTCCGGGTGGGCGGACTTCACGGTGTCCCCGGCTGCGGTGAGCGGACGGCCGGCCTTCGAACGGGCGGGGGTACGGCCGGACGAGATGGACTTCGCCGAGATCTACGACGCGTTCACCTACATGACCCTGGTGACGCTGGAGGACCTCGGCTTCTGCGGGAAGGGCGAGGGCGGGGCGTTCGTGGAGAAGGGCCGGCTGCGGGTCGAGGGCGGAGGGCTTCCGGTGAACACCGACGGGGGCGGGCTGTCGGGGCAGCATCCGGGGATGCGGGGGTTGTTCCTGCTGGTGGAGGCGGTGCGGCAGCTGCGGGGGGAGGGCGGCGAGCGGCAGGTGCGGCGGCGTGGTGACGGGGGGCTGCCCCGGCTGGGGGTGGTGTCCGGGACGGGTGGGTGGTTCTGTTCTTCGGGGACGGTGGTGTTGGGGGTGTGACAACTACCCCGAAACCGTCGACACGGATCCGGCCGCCCACGTGTACTCGAGCTCGGGCAGCTCAAAACCCTGCTCGAACAGGCAGACCCGCTCGTCGGTACGGAGAGCGCCGTGTCGCTCGTAGAAGGCGATGGCGAGGGTGTTGGCGCGCAGCACCTCCAGATAGACGTCCCGTCCGGGATGTTCGGTGACAGCCCACGCGAGAGCGTGTCGCAGCAGTCGGCCTCCGATGCCGGAACCGGTACGGCCCGGCCGGGCATGCAGGTTGTCCAGGAGGAGGCGGCCGTCGGGGCGCGGGACGAGGTACGCGAAGCCATCCATCTCGCCTCCGCCCACGGCGACGAACAGTCCCGCGGCAGGCTGCGGCTGGAGAAGTCGCCCGTGCCACAGCGACAGCCGGTCCTCGTACAGGGGGCCGTCCAGGAAACCGCTCGGCATGATCCCCGCATAGGCAGTACGCCAACTCTCCGTGTGAAGTGCCGCGATCTGCTCCACATCGCCCCGCACGCCCGTTCTGATCTCCATGCCGACGAGCATCACGTATGGCCTCGGGCGTTGGCTAGACTCGTCGGACGCCAGGGCCGACCGCAGGAGGCGCCGTACCCGTGGGCAGGGCTCGCACCATCGCTCAGGTGTACCGACGCTTCGGTGAGGTCGATGCCGCCAGGACATCGCCGCTGTACGAGCGTGTCGCCGTCGCCCTGAGCGAATCCGGCGAGGCGCTGCGCGCCATCGAGGCGGCGCCGGCGCGCAAACGGCACCCCGCAGTGATCCTCGCCGCGCTGCACGACCTCGCCCTCGCCGGACGCGCCCCGGCGCTCGCCGCGGCCTATGCCGCCGCGGACGGCGACGCCGCCGCCGACGCGGCGATCGACACACTGCTGCGCATAACCGACTCGGTCGTGGCCGTCGCCGTGCGCCGGCAGCCGCGGACCAACGAGACCGGACGCTGTGCCGTGCTGTATCCGGCCATCGCCGAGGCGGCACGGCGGGTCGGCGCGCATGCGGTCGGGCTGATCGACGTGGGCTGTTCGGCCGGGCTCAATCTCAATGTCGATCGCGTCGGCATCACGTACGGCGACGGACTATCGCTGGGCGACCCGTCATCTCCCGTGCAGATGTCGGCTTCGATCGTGGGAGGCCGGCCCGTCCCGACGCGGGCGATGCCCGAGGTCGTCGCCCGGATCGGCGTCGACCTCGACCCGGTCGACGTGACCGACGCGGATGAGGCCCGATGGTTGCGCGCCTGTCTGTCGCCGGATCAGCCGGAGCTGCTCGCGAGGCTCGAAGGGGAGACGGCGTTGGCGGCAACGGCCCCTCCGCTGCTGCTGCGGGGGGACGCCGTCGAGGTGCTGCCCGACGCCTTCGCCCGTGTGCCCGCGGACGCCCTGCCCGTCGTCACCACGACATGGGCGCTGTCGCACTTCCCGCTCGAAAGCCGCCTGCGCTTCCTGCACCGCCTCGATGAAGCGGCGGCCGGCCGGCCGGTGGCGTGGGTGTCGGCGGAGGGGGTCGGAGTCGCGCCGACGATCCCGACACTCGGCGACCGCCGCGCCTCCGGCCACAGCGTCATCGGACTGGCGGTGTTCGGCCAGTCGGCCCTGCACGCCGAGGCCGTGGGCCGCTGCTGGTCGCAGGGCCGCACGCTGGCGTGGCTGGCGGGTTCCTGATGCCCTGTCACGATCCGTCGCCGCTGAGAACTGCCACCACCGCAGGGCTTGTTGCGACCACCTGATCTGACGTACCGTCAGGTCAGGTCGGGCGGCAATGCGGGAGCATGGGCATGGACACGATCTGGCTCACCGGAGCGGAATGGCTGGCCGTGCTGCGGATCGGGCTCGGGCTGTGGTGGCTGGAGAGCTGGCGGCACAAGGACCGCAAGGCCTGGTTCGAGAGGGGCACCGGCATCACGTGGGCGGCCGGGATAGCCGCCAAGCACCGCTGGAGCGCCGTACGCTCGGGCTTCGACACGATCGTCGCGCCCCACCCGCGCGCGATGGCGTACGTCGTGGTCTACGCGGAACTCGCGCTCGGACTGGGCCTGATCACCGGCTTCCTCACCCCGGTCGCCCTGGTCGGCGGATTCCTCCTCAACGCCCTCTACCTCACCCTCATGATCCACGACGTCGCCGAGCAGGGGCAGAATTCGATGATGGCGCTGATGTCGGTGGTCGCGCTGTTCGGGATGTCCTGGCAG
This region of Streptomyces caelestis genomic DNA includes:
- a CDS encoding acyl-CoA dehydrogenase family protein, which translates into the protein MDARFTAEQDEIRRTLRELLHKRCGPEELRTAVDTPAGHDPALWTALAEQLGLPGLALPEDRGGVGCSVTELALACEETGRVLAPSPLLATAVLTAPLLLALGTDAQRADLLPRIASGRLTAALAVPGPALATALGLTGHDRRGKWAGGGRAGGVQARQADGGWRLYGQADQVLDGHSAQLLVVAAHAGGFARSRVLLFLVRGDAAGLTRVRQTALDVTRPQARVQLRHTSAELLGGTDADALPALARLGDTVAVCLAAEAVGAAGRVLERTAEYVGRREQFGRPVGSFQAVKHRLADVYVQVQAARSAAYYAAWAVAHEETVGGLALAQALQALRSAAAEGIQLHGGIGFTWEHEAHLYFKRAAGDELLFGPVHRLRAHAAEVAHVFEEAGR
- a CDS encoding thiolase C-terminal domain-containing protein; the encoded protein is MVARRKVAVVGVALSDCGRVDDATPYALHAQAARRALADAGLDRSLVDGFASAGLGTLAPVEVAEYLGLRPTWVDSTSVGGSTWEVMAAHAADAIAAGHARVVLLAYGSTARADVRAGRRTGTLSFGTRGPLQFEVPYGHTLIAKYAMAARRHMIEYGTTIEQLAEVAVQARANAALNPEAMFRTPVTVDEVLAGPVIADPFTKLHCCVRSDGGAAVLLAAEEYVRDCRTAPVWVLGSGEYVSHAAMSGWADFTVSPAAVSGRPAFERAGVRPDEMDFAEIYDAFTYMTLVTLEDLGFCGKGEGGAFVEKGRLRVEGGGLPVNTDGGGLSGQHPGMRGLFLLVEAVRQLRGEGGERQVRRRGDGGLPRLGVVSGTGGWFCSSGTVVLGV
- a CDS encoding GNAT family N-acetyltransferase; this encodes MEIRTGVRGDVEQIAALHTESWRTAYAGIMPSGFLDGPLYEDRLSLWHGRLLQPQPAAGLFVAVGGGEMDGFAYLVPRPDGRLLLDNLHARPGRTGSGIGGRLLRHALAWAVTEHPGRDVYLEVLRANTLAIAFYERHGALRTDERVCLFEQGFELPELEYTWAAGSVSTVSG
- a CDS encoding DUF2332 domain-containing protein — translated: MYRRFGEVDAARTSPLYERVAVALSESGEALRAIEAAPARKRHPAVILAALHDLALAGRAPALAAAYAAADGDAAADAAIDTLLRITDSVVAVAVRRQPRTNETGRCAVLYPAIAEAARRVGAHAVGLIDVGCSAGLNLNVDRVGITYGDGLSLGDPSSPVQMSASIVGGRPVPTRAMPEVVARIGVDLDPVDVTDADEARWLRACLSPDQPELLARLEGETALAATAPPLLLRGDAVEVLPDAFARVPADALPVVTTTWALSHFPLESRLRFLHRLDEAAAGRPVAWVSAEGVGVAPTIPTLGDRRASGHSVIGLAVFGQSALHAEAVGRCWSQGRTLAWLAGS
- a CDS encoding DoxX family protein, with the translated sequence MDTIWLTGAEWLAVLRIGLGLWWLESWRHKDRKAWFERGTGITWAAGIAAKHRWSAVRSGFDTIVAPHPRAMAYVVVYAELALGLGLITGFLTPVALVGGFLLNALYLTLMIHDVAEQGQNSMMALMSVVALFGMSWQTWSLDSALGLF